The Rhizobium oryzihabitans genomic sequence CGCCGCAGCATCGCCACCAATCTGCAAGTTGCCGGTGGTCCATCGTGTGTCACCACCGGTCACCTCGACCATCCCTGACGAATGGCGGCCAATGATCACGGTGCCGCTGGTTACGATCGCCGCCGTACCGACGGACATGGTTGCACCACCCTCATTGCCGACGATGAGGGTGCCCTGGGTTTCCAGCCGCGAACCGGCGCCATCTATGCTAAGCCCGCCCGACGACAGATTGCCGATGACGGTGTTGGCCTTGCTCGTGACCGCTCCACCGGCGGTGATTGTAAGGGTGCCAATACCGGCCCCGCCAACGACCATGTCTTGAGACGCCGTCAGGCTGCTGCGTGCTCCCTCCACGGCCACGGTACCGATCGAGCCGGCTCCGTTACCGACGACCAGCCCGCCGGTTTCAAAAACACTCGCGCCCAACACCTCCAGCGACCCGAAACCGTAATTTCCGACAAAAAAAGTGCCTGAATTCTCAAAACGGGACGAGTTGTCCAGCTTGACCGTGCCGTATCCCGTGCCATCCTTGCCTACATAAATATGTCCGGATGAGGTGGCCGAGCTTCCACTGAGATAGAGTTCACCGATGCCACTTCCACCTACGGATATATGGCTGGTATTCGTCCATGTTCCCCCGGAAAAATTCAGCTTCCCGGTCGCGCCAACAGCTTCGCCGAAGCTGCCGTAGACTGTCGACAAATAACCATTGACGGACATCGTTCCCTCAGAGTTGATCCCGAGGGAAAGGCCATAGATGTCGGTGCTTGTTCCAGCTGCAATTGTCGGACCCACAGAATTAATGTTGGCTGTATCGTTTGTTCCGGGGACACGTAAATATCCATACCAATTGGAGGCGGAGAACCAGTCGCCCGTTGGAGACCCGAGCCAGAGGATGGTTTCCGCTGCGGCGGACGACGTTAGCGCGGCGGAAAATATGAGAGCAAAGAGGCTCGTCGAGCCGGCTGAAGAGCTCAGGGAAACGGCCATTGCCTTCACGCCGGACTTGTGCGGATTTTTCCCTTCAGAAACACGACAGAACCAACCGGACATTCAAGCTCCTCTACCGGCATTGTTCCGCCCCGTCCTGATCCGGCGAATCACGCTTCAAGACAATTCAATTAGCTCACTCTGGAAGATTATTGTAAGTATAAACAGCATAAAAAGCACATTAACCGGACGCATAAATATAAAACAGAGCGCGACAGGCGCGCTCTGCGAGATAAATGAAAAGATTGTTCGAATAGCAGGATTTTCATCGATGGCCGGAGGGGAAATCCGGCCATATTCTGCTACTGCCTGGAAAACCGGCCGAAGGTACCGCCTGAAAAACACAGGGGTTCGCCATCGCGATGGGCTGCGCGCAGCACTTCGCCGACGATGATGGTATGGTCACCCGCATCATGGGCGGCCGCCTGCCGGCATTCGAAACGGGCGAGCGTGCCGGGAATGACCGGAACGCCTTCGTCATTCATTTCCCAGTCCAGATCGTCAAAGGCGCGGCCGTTGCGGGTGAAGCGGGCGCTCAGCACGTCCTGATCGGCGCTCAGCACATGGATGGCGAAATGAGTGGCACCGCTGAAGGCCGAATAGCGGGACGAACTTTTTGCTGGCGACCACAGCACCAGCGGCGGATCGAGCGACACCGACGCGAAGCTGTTGACCGTCATGCCGATCGGCCCTTCGGGCGTCGTTGCCGTCACCACGGTGACGCCGGTGGTGAAAGCGCCGAGCGCATTGCGAAAGCTGCGGCTGTTTTCGCCGCCGGGAACAAATACATTCTCATTGGGCATTTTGATCGCTTCTGCGACTGTCATCACGGCACCTCGCTTCCGGTTGCAAGTGTGTAGAGCTCAAACCAGGTCTGGCGGTCGATCGTGACGCTGAGAGCATCAGCCGCCGTTTTAATGCGCTGAATGTTATTCGTGCCGAGCACCGGCACGATCTTTGCGGGATGCCGCAGCAGCCAGGCGATGGCGACGGCGGTGGCATCGACGCCCTGCTCCTTGCCAATGCGCTGCAGGGCAGCCATCGTTCCACCATGCGCACCGGAGAATAGCGCGCCGCCGCCAAGCGGGGACCATGCCATTGGCGAAACGCGCTTTTCCTGCAGAAAGGCCAGATCACCATTGGTGAAGCTATCGGTGGCAAGAAGGCTCATTTCGATCTGGTTCGTCACGAGCCTGCTGCTCATGGCCGATTGCAGCAGCGAGAAATCCCACGGGCGAAAATTGGAAACGCCCACGGCCTTGACCTTGCCCGACGCCACCAGCGCATCGAGCGCCTTGCCGGTTTCTTCCGCGTCGATCAGCGGATCGGGCCGGTGAATGAGCAGCAGATCGACATGATCCGTGCCCATGTCACGCAGGGATGCTTCGACCGAAGCATTGATATGGCCAGCCGTCGTATCGTAATGCTTGACGCGGGCGGCGGCGTGACGTCCAGCCGGCGCCACGATGCCGCATTTGGTGACGATTTCGATCTTGTCGCGCAGTCCGGGCGCAGCCTTCAGGCCCGCGCCGAGAATGGCTTCCGCCGTGTATCCGCCGTAGATATCGGCCTGATCCATGGTGGTGATGCCCTGCGCCAGGCAGGCTTCGATCTTTGCCTGCACATGGGCGGGCGAGGTGTCCGCATCGTCGCCGATGCGCCACATGCCGTAAACGATGCGGCTGAGTTCCAGGTTTTCAGAAAGAGCGATACGTTCCATCAGTGGCGTTCCCCGTTGCCGAGCGGCGTGGCAGGTGTTTCAGAAGGCACCCGGCCGTAAGCATGCGGCAGGGAGCAGGTTTTCATCTGCGGCAGAACCTTGGTGCCGAAGTGCTCCGCCTCATCGAGATGCGGATAACCGGAAAGAATGAAGGCACGAATGCCCATCTTCTGGTACTCCTCCAGCGCCGACAGGACCTTG encodes the following:
- a CDS encoding flavin reductase family protein — translated: MTVAEAIKMPNENVFVPGGENSRSFRNALGAFTTGVTVVTATTPEGPIGMTVNSFASVSLDPPLVLWSPAKSSSRYSAFSGATHFAIHVLSADQDVLSARFTRNGRAFDDLDWEMNDEGVPVIPGTLARFECRQAAAHDAGDHTIIVGEVLRAAHRDGEPLCFSGGTFGRFSRQ
- a CDS encoding aldo/keto reductase gives rise to the protein MERIALSENLELSRIVYGMWRIGDDADTSPAHVQAKIEACLAQGITTMDQADIYGGYTAEAILGAGLKAAPGLRDKIEIVTKCGIVAPAGRHAAARVKHYDTTAGHINASVEASLRDMGTDHVDLLLIHRPDPLIDAEETGKALDALVASGKVKAVGVSNFRPWDFSLLQSAMSSRLVTNQIEMSLLATDSFTNGDLAFLQEKRVSPMAWSPLGGGALFSGAHGGTMAALQRIGKEQGVDATAVAIAWLLRHPAKIVPVLGTNNIQRIKTAADALSVTIDRQTWFELYTLATGSEVP